From the Argentina anserina chromosome 3, drPotAnse1.1, whole genome shotgun sequence genome, the window CAATAAGATTTAATTCAGTAAGAATACAAAGATAACCCACTCATAAAGACCGACAATAAAAGCTATCTCATTTGGTCATCCAAACCTAGAAAATTACTAAGCTTACAAAGCCAAAACCATACACTACTGTTTATAGCactattattttagtgtttaGCAAGACTTAGAAGATTGAGTAAATGGTTGCAACCAAGCTTCCTAAACAGTGTGAAAGGACTCAACTAATCCAGATTAgcaaaaggagaagaaagctTCTCCCCAACTAATTTTGCGTGACATTGGGTCATAAAAATCCAATCGGCCCAAGCCCATAACAAACAACTCACACCAGGCCCAATCTGCCCATTGAAAAACAACCCTAGGCCCAAGTTGGACCTAAGTGCGTGGGCTCGGGCCCAATAAAACCAACTGAGGCAGAACTGGGGAGCTTGTTGACTATCGCCGACAACACCAACTCCACCTCCTCTTACAGAAAATCCACATGTCGGCCAACCTCCACTGTCATGGATAACAACAATATTAACCTCCGATTGCCGCCAGAAACAAACATTCACCACATCTTGTCCACTAAAAACATTTGAACCAAAATCTCCTATACAAGCGTCACCAACATCCCATTTATCTCAAATGTACGGCATCTTCACCAAAAGGCCTAGCGTCTCCACCGACACCAACTTCACATCCTCTGAATGACCAGAGCATCTAATCGGCTTCAACCCCAAATTAATTTGCATCTGACCaccaaaaaaaactaaaatcaaCTAAAGCATCCAGAGTCCTCATTGATAAGCACCGCCGCTACCGGTGGAAAagggaaagagaaagaaagccGCGCCGTCATTCCCAAACCAAGGTTTTCTACCGGAAGACAGTAGATTTTTCGAGCCGCCACCATCGAAAACGACGAGCGTTCGTAGAGTTTCTCGAGCACAAGAGCGAGAGCGCATTTTTATAAAGTATGAACTTATTTGTGGATGTCACATGAATTCAAATGTAGTATAAAAGTATTGATAAACCTAGATAAATTGTAGTCACCTGAATTTCTCTGATAAATTCAGTACTAAGCCTAACTAAAAATCAGAATTTCATACTTGTCCTCGTCCATTACTTCGTTCGACATTTTTAGCATATCTAGAAAAGATGGTCACTTAATTGCGTGCGTTTCATATGAGATGAAAGTTCAAACAATGTCCATATCATTTCTTCAACAAtacaatgaaaagaaacagagAAACTGATGATCACCACTGCTGAATAACTGAATCAAACAAAAGACACCAACATATAGTTGCACTGACAAATATATGAATCGTAGACAAATTGCTAAACAAATTGCACGCACTGGAAAGAAATTGCAATGCCCCTCAACTTAATTGCAGGGGCTGATCCATAGGTTAGTCTAAAACTTGGCTTGAAAATCGACGACAATGTCCTTCTCCACTTGGAAAGCCTTTGCAAGAACATCGGTAGAGATGTCTGGCTTTGATCCGAACACTGCATTGGCAAGGGTAATAGCACCTGGATTTTGGCTGCTGAGAGCTGCAATGGCGACtgcattactattccaaacaTTTCGCTGGAAATGCGCTAGTCCTACTGGGAACACAAACACATCACCCTTCTGAAGCACCTTGGAAATGAGACGGTTTTCAGGGTTGGAGGTGACAATACCCACTTCTAGGCTACCTTCAACCACTGTCAATATTTCAGTAGCTCTAGGATGAGTGTGTGGAGGGTTAATGCCCATTGGTGCATAGTCAATGCGAACAAGGGAGATGCCAAAGGTATTGAGTCCTGGAATTTGGGCTACCGTCGCAGGGGTCACCCTTGAACCAGCAGGGTTTGAAGTGTTGCCTGCAAGGTGAAGTCCACTGAAGAAGAAGTCATCGGCTCCAACAAACTTAGGGTCCTTGCAGACATGTCCATTCACTGATACTGAAATTAGTACACTGGAAAGTTAGAAACATATAATAAACACAAACTAATTGTTATATCACAcacaaattataaatatgaacaCGTTTTTTGAGCGGCATACCCTACCTGAGCTTGTACGCTCAGCCACACAGAAGTCCTGAAGAGAACTTGGATCAGCAGCTAAAGCAACTGAACAAGTTATGGCAAGGAATGCCAACAATAGAAACTGAGAGGCCATTGACAAATTGTGTGTGGGGAAGTAAACAGAGCAAGATCACCCCTAGTTACTTTGCTCAACTTTGTAAAGAGGAGGTACTTGAATTGTGGATATAGAACATCGTATGAGGCTGCTTTTATAGTGAGAGCTATGGAGGGTATAGTAAGGCTAGCTCATGCATTAAAAAGGTCTAGTTCCTTTAACAGTGTATGACAACTTTTCACCAAATGGTTGTCATCTTTCAcctcattttgtttttgatgcCGGCACTGAATTGATTCCTTTCTGTGTATGGAAAGGAATTTTAGGTATAGTAAGGCTAAATTACTCTTAAACTTTTAGTAATTGTTTCGGCCtatttttgattcttgaagATTAGACTTCAGGAGACATGTTCAGCTTTTTCCTTTTAGCCGCAGGAGACTTGTTCAGTTGATCCGTAATGCTATGATTTaatttacaaattacaaaatCTGTAAACTAGGGAGCTTCTAGCAACGTtttgtgtttgattttgtGTCTGGTTTTGGTTCACTGTTTTGTTTGTAATTGTATAGAATAATAGACTATAGAGAATAGTTTCAGGCCCTTAAAGACATTTGCCATTTGTCGAATAGAAAGAACTAATACATATCATTGCTGAGGAAAGAGTGAAGAAAATACCAGCAAAGTTTTCAAGTACACTTACAAATAATGCTTATTTTGTGTCTTATTTTTTGTCACCTCTCATTTCTTTCTATGCTTCTCCCTGCTTTCTCTAATCTTTCTCTGCACTAAAAACCAAAGGATCACCAGACAAGCTTGAAGGGACAAAAGAAAATGGTAGGTCTGCATGTTGTGAAATAAGATTTAAAAATTGCAAGTTTATccaaacaaacacaattaTCATCAAGGACCCCTACAGAAAAATTTATCATCAAACCATATTATTCACATTATATGCCTTACTTGGTTGGTGCAACAGAAACATTCAAATCCAACACAAGCGTTTTTATCAAACATCCGTATCTTATACAACACCCCCACAATAGATTTCATGTCGATTCTAAATTGCATGACCATTCAACAACTCGTTCATAGTAACCCACCAAAACAAAGTTCAGAAACTGGAAGGATACATTAAGCAGCaacctcctcttcctcctcttcataCTCCTCCTCATACTCGGCAGTTGCATCCTGGTATTGTTGGTACTCAGCCACCAGATCGTTCATGTTACTCTCAGCCTCGGTGAACTCCATCTCATCCATTCCCTCTCCAGTGTACCAGTGTAAGAAAGCCTTTCGCCTGAACATAGCAGTGAATTGCTCACTGACCCTCCTGAACATTTCCTGGATGGAAGTTGAGTTCCCGATAAAAGTGGAAGCCATTGCCAAACCCTTTGGTGGGATGTCACACACACTGGATTTGACATTATTGGGAATCCACTCAACAAAGTATGAGGAGTTCTTGTTCTGGACATTAATCATCTGTTCATCAACTTCTTTAGTGCTCATCTTACCACGGAACATGGCAGAAGCTGTAAGGTAACGTCCATGGCGTGGATCCGCAGCGCACATCATGTTTTTGGCATCCCACATCTGCTGTGTCAATTCAGGAACAGTCAGAGAACGGTACTGCTGTGATCCTCTTGAGGTCAGGGGTGCGAACCCAACCATGAAGAAATGGAGACGCGGAAAAGGAATTAGGTTGACTGCAAGCTTTCGAAGGTCAGAGTTCAGCTGTCCAGGAAACCGAAGACAGCATGTCACACCACTCATGGTGGCAGAGATTAGGTGGTTAAGATCACCAACTGCAATATAGATGCAAAAAAGAGAATATGAGCATCACATCACATCCTTTCCAATAAGCACTAATATAAACAACGATATACTAGTTATTCTGTAATAGATACTTTTTTTTCCCAACTATTAAATCATGTTCTTTCAGTTTTGTTTCCTGATCTGCAAATAAATCTAACATTTACGGACTTGAAAGTTTGAATGCAAGGACTGTTAATTTCTTATCTCTATACGTGCTTGTGGGGTTGCAGGTAACTGCATTTAAAAGATAGATAACCTTTATATAAGAACCCTTGAAGAGCCACCATAAAGATGACAGCAGTAGACTTATAAAGACATTATGTCACATCCTTATCAGAAACCAATGTCTGATGTACATTTAATCTTCCATACTCTTCACACATGCAACTACTATATAGTAAATactgaaattaaaacttacAAGTAGGGGTGGCAAGCTTGAGAGTCCGAAAGCAGATGTCATACAGAGCCTCATTGTCCAAAACCATACACTCATCAGCATTCTCCACAAGCTGGTGCACAGAAAGCGTCGCATTGTATGGCTCCACAACCGTGTCCGACACCTTTGGTGAAGGAAAGACCGAAAATGTCAGCATCATCCGGTCCGGATACTCCTCCCTGATCTTTGAAATCAGAAGAGTTCCCATCCCCGATCCAGTGCCGCCGCCCAACGAATGACACACTTGAAATCCTGctcaaaaaaaatcacaaaaatacaaaattcCCAATCAAAACACCAACCACAATCCTAAAAATAATACAATAATCAACACTACAATAATTAACCTAGTGAAAGTTCAAAAAGCAATCTTTAATCATTTCTATTCCACACATAAACATATTATAACAATAAATCTCATATCTTTAATGGCATACCGTGCAAGATTAATAATTTAATCAACAAAATTAATACAAACACACAACTAATTGAATCACATAATCAATTTCTTAATCATGACTACCTTGTAAGCAATCACAATTCTCAGCTTCCTTACGCACAACATCAAGAACCGAATCCATGAGCTCAGCGCCTTCGGTGTAGTGACCTTTAGCCCAGTTGTTGCCGGCGCCGGACTGGCCGAAGACGAAGTTATCAGGCCGGAAAATCTGGCCGAAGGGGCCGGATCGGACGGAGTCCATGGTGCCGGGCTCGAGATCCATCAAGACGGCGCGTGGGACGTACCTTCCGCCGCTGGCCTCGTTGTAATAGACGTTGATGCGCTCGAGCTGGAGGTCGGCGTCGCCGCAGTAACGGCCGGTGGTGTCGATGCCGTGCTCGTCGCAGATGACTTCCCAGAACTTGGCGCCGATCTGATTGCCGCACTGGCCGCCCTGGATGTGGAGGATTTCTCTCATGGTGGATTTAAGGAGGTTGAGAATTTGGTGCGAGAAAATGGGagggaagaagaagcagaagaagaagatggaggGGGGGTTGAGAATTTGGGGAGGTTTATAAAGGAGGGATGTGGGAGGGGATTGTGAGGTTTGTGGAGGGGTAGTTTGGGGAATGTGGGGGATGCGTTATTATTGGTGGGGTTGAATTGGTTTCTAATATTTGGTTGTCAATTTGTGATGGAACTGATGAGTCGAGTTgtaatgattttgattttagaGGAGTTGGAGTGACTTTTAATTTTCTGCTTTTGGGTAGAGCATGAGCTACTGTGATTGagggttttttttatttagaatTGCGAGTGAACTGGGTTATGGAAATAACACACTCtatttttcctatttcttaaCTTGAATTTTCTCCTAAATTTTGTGTATGAGTGTGATTCTTTTGCCGGCTTCAGTGGCTTAAAAGTTTGGTTACATGATGAAACAGTGATGATAATGATGCTGTGGGGTGACCGGAGAAAAGATAGTCTAAAACAAAAAGGGAGAAGATAGTTTTacaagttcatttaggaaatcATTTGGTTTAACTAATCAATAACTTCATCATATTGATCCTAGGGAGATGATATACGAATTTAGTTTTTGATCTTTCAGACTATAAATTTTATGTGTATGTGACTGGGTTCGATAAACATAGGTTTTATGGAGACTAACTATTGATGGACgcagaggtttttgtttttcaggtTATTGACTAACTCAAGTTTTCTTGCAATAAAAGATAACTCAATGGTGCATGTCCCATTGCTTATCTGCCATACAACTTGTATCATCTGTGCATGTAAGATTGCTTCTCTGAATGAATTAGCATCATGCATTTATCCCTGTTGCGTTGCTTTATTATTAGATTCAATCCctacaaaaaccaaaaaccataCCTCCAGTACGTGTCCTGTACTCctgtttgagattgattacgTGGTGCTCAAAAATATCTTCTGAATTCGAAGCAAGAACTACAggaaaattctaatatatatcaatgtatgttatacattccAAATCTGACGGTCaatattgttttgtgagtAAGGTCAGAAAAATAACATTCGTTGTCAACCGTTGAATGTAGgatatataacatacattgatgtatagtaGATTAACTAAGAACTACGTACTGAACTATTATTCTAgtacatatataacacatttcaatgaagaagaaaaaaaattctgacGTTTTAATATTACATGCAAAAGAACTAGCTAGTATTAATTGTAATAACGAACATTGAGATAATTAATAGGCCAATTATCTGCCATCGCTGTAGGACTTTAACAATTCACTTTGCATGCTAGCAATTTCTACTGGTTGAGCCAGTAGAAATTGCTTCACCTTCACCTTCAATGTAAGCCTTGGAATTGGGAGAGCCCAACAAGTACTCAGTCTCCCCTGCGCAGAAATCGTCATTTTTCCATGGATGTTTTGCTGTAATTCTCATTCCATCTAACTCCGCTGTCACTTCCTTCATTGTAGGCATTTCCTCCCCTTTAACCCTTAGACATATTTTTGCCAGATTCGCAACCTGCTCCACCCCTTCGATATTTTCCTCGTTCACCATTTCAGCATCAAGAATTTGAACCAGGCATTGTTTTTCGATTGAGGAGACAAACAAATGTGCTAGGCTTCTTTCTGACTCAGGCCTAGCGAAAGAAACTGCCACTTTACATGTTAATAGCTCTGCCAGGACGACTCCAAAGCTATAGACATCGCTCTTTTCTGTTAATGTATTTGTTTGGAGATATTCGGGATCTAAGTACCCCATTGTTCCCTGCATTAATGTAGCAACTTCAGTTTGATCCAAAGGAATGAAACGTGAAGCTCCAAAATCTGATACTTTGGCTGTGTAGTTTTCGTCCAGCagtatatttgttgttttcacATCTCGGTGTATGATTGGTGTTGAAGTGGAAGAGTGTAAGTACGCCAGTGCTCCTGCAGTTTCTGATGCTATTTTCAATCGCAATTCCCACGGAAGTGATGATCTCTTGccctttttattattaaacaaaactaaaagagTGCCATTGGTGATGTACTCGTATACTAGTAAAGGCACTTCATtctcaaaacaacaacctaatagTCTCACCACATTTCTGTGGTTGATCTGGGAATGAAATATGTGCTCGTTAACAAATTGATCGATTTGAGTTTGAGCAGCAACTTTGGACTTATTTATGGCGACCACGAAGGGTAGATAAAGCCGTTAACATTTTTTTTGAAGGACCAAAAATTATTTTgaactaaaaaaaatacaaagagTGATGTAGTAGcattgaattataataaataaaacaatgaAATGCACAATTGCATTTGTAAAAACAATAAAGGATGACAAGACGCATACGAACGTCTAAAGGTAAATGTAACCAGAGGATTAGATGTTGTACAACATTGATGCACTGCATAAGTCAAAACAATGAAAATATTGTGACGTAACCATGCCAGAACCGTAACAAGGCCGGTCTATATGATCTGAAAGGATAACGAGATGCCACCCAAAAGACACGAAGGCCACTAGGGGCGTACTCCCCCCAAGATACATACCCCTGACCCGCTAACATACTGATCGATTTGTTTGTTAATAAAGGTTTTCAATGTTTAGAAAAattgaaaggcttacagataTACTATTTTTATCAAAAACGTAGTTGCTAAAGTAAACGGTACTAGATAGCTAGGTACGTACCCAACGAAATTTGCAGGGACTTGTTCTTTGAGGTTGGATTGCTTTGTATGCAAGCCTTCTTTTCTCCTTTTATGAACCCTTTGTTACATGAACAATTGTTATCTCCAGGTAAATTTTCACACTTTTCATTTTTGCAGGGGTTTATTGGAGCCATGCACTCATCAATATCTGATCATATGTAAATTAAATGAGTGAATCAGGTAATTCTGAGCTTCAATTTTCCGCCGCTTAGCGACAAtatcatacatatataaataagtGATCGATGAAGATCACTCACCTCGGTAACCATCTGGGAGATATGGGTTCCCTTGGAAGCCTGGCAAACACTGGCAATAGTAACCGGACGGTTGAGACGTCTCGACGTTGGTGGTTCTGTTCACACACTTGCTATTTGCCTTGCAAGCATAGTCCGGCCTCTTTTGAGCTTTGGCACACGGTCCGTCCTGAATTTCCCAGTCAAGAATCACGGGAAGCTTTACAGTGTTGTTCAGTTCTTGAAGAATTGTTTTGGGGTTGAATATGAACTTGTCTTCGTCCACAATGAAGGCGTAGCTGCATGGGTTGAAGTTCCATACGTACTTATGTTGAAAAAAGCTGCTCACAGTGGTACTACCATTTTCTAGTCCCGTAGGGATTACTTGTTGGCAACACCCAAAGACGACGCTGGCGGAGCACGAGCTGGTAACAGCACTGGAAAGATTATAATATGAGGCGGAGCACACCTCTAAATACTCACCTTCATTAGGGTTAGGGCGCTTCCCCATGAAAATTGCATTAGTATCACATCCAATTGCGGTCAACTTGTTTCGGGTACTGGAAATGGTGAAAGGAGGAGAGAGCCCGAGGCTAAAGGAACTGTTCTGCGTTTTATTACCCTGTTCGTTATAACAATCACGAGCTATGTTACTCAAAATTTGCAGCTCACCTTTGCGGGTTGGCCAGATTCGTTACAAGTGATGTTGAATCTTGGTTTTAGGTAACAACCTTTCCCAATCCCGAAGGGAAACGAGATAACCCACCGGTCGGGGCATCCAGGCAGGGATTGAGGAGGCAAAGCTTGATCGGATAATGCTGCTTCTATAGCTACCATTGTCAATGAGATCAATTGCGCAGCAAGCAGCTTCCCATCTAAGGCCATTATTGGtaattacaatatatatatatatatatatatatatatatatatatagttgaagAGATGTGatgattgaattataaacAGATATGTATATTGAGTTATTTCAAAAGGTACATACCTCTTCAAGAGAGAGCAgttgttggtgatgatgtaacgaccccaaaatttcgagtataaaaactcaaaatttcaaagtcgttaaacaccaaacaatctcaatgaaatcgaaatcatttaaaatgccacagcggatcatctctgagttcaaaatacaactcagtcaaaccgattattacaaaccaaattataattcaacattataacaaatggaaatgtataatcctcacaacaacctcacaagatagtcacaccaaatcctcacacaagttggagataaataacttcaagtcctctgagcggtccgtcaattcccgctaatctacacttgcggagttatccactacaccatcgaattggtgcaccgggattgtaaacacaaacccggtaagctttacagctcgtatgagtaaaatgaaaatataactcgcataacaatatatacgaaaatccacaaatcaaacaaatataaatgcactcatgagtcaatggacggcccatctggttgtcctaaaaaaatatgaaacgaagcgctcatgagaaattaagcaacccttctggttacccaaatgcatttataatacgggtactaaagaacgctggtacacatctgttacccctctcgtagtaCACCGGCGATactgggcaaccacccgctacccaacatccaaaaatatgagtactcatgagcagataaccacctgttacctcacatgcagtactccggcagacagactagagctctaactgtatcgtaactttcgcccggccaaaggctaggttccgacatgccaatcacgtacaataatcacacctcatattgtacaaaaataaagtccgaagacaaatcaacattttaacaatctctatgttaaaatcatgtacaataatcacacctcatattgtacaaaaatcaagtccgaagacaaatcaacattttaacaatctccatgttaaaatcacgtacaataatcacacctcatattgtacaaaaaaaaatcacgtacaataatcacacctcatattgtacaaatcaaaatcacatgttcGATATATTAATCTTGTcattaaaatgacataatcacgataaaatcataacagtatatttatagcaaattatatatatatgtacctatttaccatttatacaatatatatatataatccactatatcatatacatgtcttatttcataaacacgtccgaagacaaaaactcattcgaagacaaaactcgtccgaagacacaACTCattcgaagacaaaactcgtccgaagacaaaacgttttaacaaactccatattaaaatcacgtacaataatctcacatcatattgtacaaaaatcaagtccgaagacaaatcaacattttaacaaacaccatgttaaaaccacgtacaataatcacacctcatattgtacaatttaaatcacatgctcaatataattctcgtcatcgaaatgacctattcacaatgaattcataacattatataatatagaaaactatatatataagtacttatttaccatttatacaaatatatatattccactatatcatatacatgtcgtatttcaatatttaaaactcttgcaaaaatcttgaattcactgcaagggtagattcgtaaatatgtgagattttactcactttccttcctgcgtgcaacttccacgacactgaaagtaatttcttcacttgtttcgtcagtcacctaatagcatgataaatgcttagaaaatgatacttaaaataccaGGTGACGATTCCAGTACAACTAAATGTTATTCatcaaacattgttcacagaacactgttcatgattTACTAATCACAGTTTTTTACTAAaatactgttcacagttacggTTTGTCATGGCACTGTTCattgttactgttttaccaaaatattgttcacatttactgttgcagaacactattcacaatcctattcatgcggcgtcactgttcaccgaccgccaccaatcatcaccaaatttcaccaccacaacctaaacaacatttccaacaaatttctagttgacaccaaggtctaaatccgagcttaaacagtccaaacaacgaagaacataaattcgacactattcacaaatcctataaattgaaattcttgattcgggtacttacacttcaaTTTGGCtagattccttttgtgggaatgttgctgggactaagacaagcaaaaccccccaagaatctcgagcaatagtggccggaggaggcggcgccgacaCATCAGCAACTTCCAGCGGT encodes:
- the LOC126787874 gene encoding tubulin beta chain, translating into MREILHIQGGQCGNQIGAKFWEVICDEHGIDTTGRYCGDADLQLERINVYYNEASGGRYVPRAVLMDLEPGTMDSVRSGPFGQIFRPDNFVFGQSGAGNNWAKGHYTEGAELMDSVLDVVRKEAENCDCLQGFQVCHSLGGGTGSGMGTLLISKIREEYPDRMMLTFSVFPSPKVSDTVVEPYNATLSVHQLVENADECMVLDNEALYDICFRTLKLATPTFGDLNHLISATMSGVTCCLRFPGQLNSDLRKLAVNLIPFPRLHFFMVGFAPLTSRGSQQYRSLTVPELTQQMWDAKNMMCAADPRHGRYLTASAMFRGKMSTKEVDEQMINVQNKNSSYFVEWIPNNVKSSVCDIPPKGLAMASTFIGNSTSIQEMFRRVSEQFTAMFRRKAFLHWYTGEGMDEMEFTEAESNMNDLVAEYQQYQDATAEYEEEYEEEEEEVAA
- the LOC126787878 gene encoding putative germin-like protein 2-1; this encodes MASQFLLLAFLAITCSVALAADPSSLQDFCVAERTSSVSVNGHVCKDPKFVGADDFFFSGLHLAGNTSNPAGSRVTPATVAQIPGLNTFGISLVRIDYAPMGINPPHTHPRATEILTVVEGSLEVGIVTSNPENRLISKVLQKGDVFVFPVGLAHFQRNVWNSNAVAIAALSSQNPGAITLANAVFGSKPDISTDVLAKAFQVEKDIVVDFQAKF
- the LOC126786893 gene encoding LOW QUALITY PROTEIN: wall-associated receptor kinase 2-like (The sequence of the model RefSeq protein was modified relative to this genomic sequence to represent the inferred CDS: inserted 1 base in 1 codon; deleted 1 base in 1 codon), whose amino-acid sequence is MALDGKLLAAQLISLTMVAIEAALSDQALPPQSLPGCPDRWVISFPFGIGKGCYLKPRFNITCNESGQPXKGELQILSNIARDCYNEQGNKTQNSSFSLGLSPPFTISSTRNKLTAIGCDTNAIFMGKRPNPNEGEYLEVCSASYYNLSSAVTSSCSASVVFGCCQQVIPTGLENGSTTVSSFFQHKYVWNFNPCSYAFIVDEDKFIFNPKTILQELNNTVKLPVILDWEIQDGPCAKAQKRPDYACKANSKCVNRTTNVETSQPSGYYCQCLPGFQGNPYLPDGYRDIDECMAPINPCKNEKCENLPGDNNCSCNKGFIKGEKKACIQSNPTSKNKSLQISLERLYLPFVVAINKSKVAAQTQIDQFVNEHIFHSQINHRNVVRLLGCCFENEVPLLVYEYITNGTLLVLFNNKKGKRSSLPWELRLKIASETAGALAYLHSSTSTPIIHRDVKTTNILLDENYTAKVSDFGASRFIPLDQTEVATLMQGTMGYLDPEYLQTNTLTEKSDVYSFGVVLAELLTCKVAVSFARPESERSLAHLFVSSIEKQCLVQILDAEMVNEENIEGVEQVANLAKICLRVKGEEMPTMKEVTAELDGMRITAKHPWKNDDFCAGETEYLLGSPNSKAYIEGEGEAISTGSTSEIASMQSELLKSYSDGR